From Osmerus mordax isolate fOsmMor3 chromosome 7, fOsmMor3.pri, whole genome shotgun sequence:
AGAATTAAGACTTTCATGGGTCAAAATAGAAAAATGATTTCAAAATGATGATGCAGTATTCAACTTTGGTTATTCGTAGACCCTAGCTTTATGTTATGCATTCTTTTCTGCCACATAATGTGTTTTTGTGATTAAGTACAACTACAGACAACTGTTGATCAAGGCCTGGGGGGGTGTAACAAAACAGTATTTTCTCTGTCTTGCAGTTTCATCTGATGAGATGAGTGTGCGTGCGGGCCAGGGCAGTGACGAGGTGCTGGTGTCGCAGGCGGTCTGGGACTACCTGGCTGCCGCCGGTCGACCCTGGCTCATTGACTTCCAGGACAAGCAAGGCATGAGCGCTGGCATTGTCAggcggggggagcgggggggctgCTGCGCTGTGCGGCTGCAGCCGGTGGAGGGCTTCAGGAGGTCCGTGGCCGGGCTCCTGGAGGGACCCATATCCAACGAGACCCGCAAAGCCTTCATAGACTTGTGCCGCTGTGCCCGGAAAGAGATGAGCAAACAGGATGGCGGTCCTAAGAGGAAGcgctccctgctcccctgcgTAGGAGTCCTGGAAGCTGACGGGGAGGGGAGCCTGctgccaccccctcctccgCAGCCCCGCCGCTCCCAGAGGCAGCAGCAGAGGTACAAGAAGCCAGCCGAGGACGAGGCCTGCGTGGTCCTCTCCATGCCCCACGAAGCTCCGCAGAGGAAGGAAATGGAGGTGGGCATGGGCTCGCCCAGCGAGCCAGAGGACGCCTCCTGCTGCTCCATCTGCATGGGCGACATGGTGGAAAAGACCACCCTGGAGAGGTGCGGCCACGCCTTCTGTCGCTCGTGCTTGGACCAGGCCTTTAAGGTGAAGAGAGCCTGCCCCGTGTGCCGCTTGGTGTATGGGCAGCTCATCGGGAACCAGCCGGCCAACGGCAGCATGATGGTGGAGAGAGACCCGGGTCTGGAGCTGCCCGGCCACGAGGGATACGGCTGCATCTGCGTCATCTACAGCTTCCCCCCTGGTCTGCAGGCGGTGAGCACACAGTGGACACAGTACATCACTCGAGCTATCTAAACACAACATTTAAACACTTACAATATAGCATATAGATAGTGTACATAACTCATGAATAGTCAAGGGATGAATTCTGATGCCCGGTGGTGATTTGTGTTCTCGACCTCAAGGCCCCGCTCATGTCCTCTAACCTAATGAAAGGGATGTTCTCGTGTCATTCTGCCCGGTAGCCGGAGCATCCTAACCCAGGGGTGCGGTACTCGGGAACGGACCGCGTGGCTTATCTCCCGGACAGCCCCGAGGGGAACCGTGTCCTGGGCCTGCTGCGCCGGGCCTTCGAACAGCGCCTTATCTTCACCGTTGGTACCTCCATGACAACGGGCATGCATAACGTCATTACCTGGAACGACATCCACCACAAGACCTCGATATGGGGAGGGGCGCGCTGGTAGGAAACTCTGGCTTTGGGCCGGTTATAATTTACAGTGGCTTGAAAAGGGCAGGGAATGTTCCCTGAGGCAAAAAAGGTTTTTAATGTTATAAAGGATTGATTTGAGAAGTGATATTTCACTATGCAATGAGAGGTACAATTTTAGCTTTTGTCAAGGGGCAGATGATATTCTTCTGTCCTTGACTAAATGTCACTATCCTTGTCCTTATATTCTTCACTGACAAGGTTTATTCCCCTTGACAGCTTTGGCTACCCGGATCCTACTTACCTTGTGAGAGTGACAGAGGAGCTGCGGGAGAAAGGCATCACAGTGGACTGACAGCTAGGAAACGTGGCATTCTGGGACATTCTAGGAACCTCTGCCTTTTCCTGCTGCTGGTCACGACTAGGCTGCAGGTTCCAGCCAGTCTGATGGCCCACCAGACCCAGGGGCCCAGCTGAGGAGTTCTCTCAGCAGCCTCAAGGATGTCCTGCCGTGGAGTCTTTGTGTCACCTTGACTGATTGATCCTGTGTTCATTGGCATTTCTTTGAGTTCTGCTAAACCCAGCGctttgtgtgagagaaaaagacaaatacGAGTGCAGGGCATTCTCGTGTTAAACAACCCTGAACCTTTTTTGGCAATAGTACAGTTTAAAAATGCACTCTTTCGAGTGGGATCGTTGTGTACTTAAGTTGTAGGTACTTAAATATTGTTTTGAATTATCACGTTTGTTTGCTTAAGTTGACACAATAATTTTTTGGTACTGTTGATTTCCTTGCAAAGGAAACTCTTCATTCCCATGTTGCAAGCACATATAGTTTTCTTTCCCCTCCAGTAATGTTTATAGAATAAGTATTTTTTCTATTTAATTATGTTATTGATCTGTTATCTGGGCTGTGGTAAAGATAGGTGGCAGAATAGCACTGCTTCACTAGAATCTTCTAAAGAAATCATTCTGTACAGGTATTGCAATCGAAAGCACTCACAAGCACTTTGTCAAGTTGTTCAGTCAAGGAGGCTGGTCGATTTGTCCTTCTTCCCCGAAACGGAAGAGTGCTCCTAGCAAATGCAGGTGTTGGCTGCCAAGAGCTTTTACGTTAGCTCGGTAGCTACAAGTTGATGTCAGTTGCTTGGAGctcttcttcatccctccctcttcgtCTTCCTCATCTTCCGCCCCCCTTTCACCTTAAACAGGAGGAATGTTTATCCACGTCTCTGCTGCAGCGCTGGAGCTGATGTCACAGGAATGTCCTCAGCCAAGTTCTTTGGCATTCACCTtacgatccccccccccccacccccccccccaagatgcCACTTCAGTCGGGCAACAATGTACTCTGTTCTACTTAGCAGATTTATATGATGATGTCAGACTACAAGGGCACATAGCCACTCATACCAAATCAAAGGCACAACAGCTATCAATCTATGCCCCTTGTCCCTGTTACACTCTGAGGCTGGTTAGATTAGGAATTAAAAAGATCTGTGTGCTCTTTGGACGTCTAAATAAGTCATCTTAGTTGAAGTTGTATCTAAGGAATGATAACCATGTTCAGATTCCAGTCCCTCATAGGGACATGGTCTTGTTTGAAATCAATTTGTCTTTTTCTTGTGCCTTCCTTCTATTCAACAACATTGAGCATGTCCATGTTTAGAACTAAGCAGCTCTAATAGGCAgttaagtgttttttttggggttGCATTATGtttgtatgctcttttgctttgAGTGGTATAAATTCTACAATGTATGAGAATACAGTGTACAAacagtatttgtatttgttgttCTGGTCGTTCAAAAGCAAAGCTTCTCAAAATTTATGCTGTGCACATCATTTCAAAGGGTAGATTTTTCATATGCACATGCTTGATCATTTTCAACCACTACATCAGAAGATATGCATTAGGCCCAAGTATTGTATTAATTATACTTTTTCTGTTAACATCTATATAAATATTTTGCTGTTAAGGGGACCAACTCTTAGGACAATATCTTTGGGAAAGGATTGTCAATAAATCTATGCAGTACATGTTAGATGGGGCCAGAATGAAGGGATTGCACATTGCAAATTGAAAAGTTAACGTTTTGCTTTTCTAATTGCGTTGATTGGTATTTTATGAGTCTGTTGATATTCAGAATAATGTGCTTTACATTTTAATACTTGAATAAAAGGTTATGTTCTGTTCCTGTTTGCGGTAAGTTTTTCTTGTTCGCGGTGTTTTCTTGAAGAGGACATTACATTTACCATTTTCCAACAAAGGTCTGGACTACCAGCGGTGCATGCATTAACTTTTTTTATACACACTCCAGAATTTGAATCTGTTTCTGTGCATAGAGATGAGGGCTGGGCCTATGTGCAGCCCAGCCTTTCCAGACTATTCCTGACAAAATAACCCCAGCTCATGTTTACTAAGAAGGAATGGAAAATACTGcccacatttttttttatctccaaCAACAATGATTTAGAGAGCGCCTCCAAAACAGATAAGAGAGTTACAACCTAATCTTACAACCCAGTTCAGATTTTGGTACCAATTATGGATGGTAagtttattttttgtttataGTTTGTAATGCATCGTTAACCATAAAAGTAATCCAGTCGTTCATGGTAATCCATTAAGATATTGAGTAGTTGTCTAGCCTGCATGCTGAGCAATCTTCATTTTAGTTATCCTGCTTATCTTTACAGAGTTCAGGAGGAGATTTGTCTAAAAGGATTGTCTGACCCTGAAGCACTTTGAAGATGAATTTATCACAAAAATAAATTCTACCAAGAAATAGCTGCCAATCAATACTCTATTAAACACATTTGTCAAGAAAACATGGCATGATTTGGTTTGTCATTGTAATTTCCCCTCTTCACCAATAGAGGGCAATGTTCTCCTCTGGGAAAGAAGTGCCTTGAATGTTTCTAGTCCTATTTAAAACACATGCTGTTTTTCAATAGTCGGAATATCTGTTCTTTACTCATTCTAAGTTGCCCTAGTGACCCCAAAATCTACAACTGGCTGCCACGTTGAGCATCTAAGCCCTTTAGAAGGAGTTAGGAATATAGCCTTAGCAATGGATGTGCTGCATTATCATCAGAAAACACAACTGCAACATGCTTTGTCAGTCTGGAGCCTCTGAATGTCACAATTATGATAGTATTGTCATCTTACAACAACAGAATATTCACAGCAAATCAGTGAACCCTCCACGGAAGATCTGAGTCATGCAACCTCTCCAGAGCAACGTGAGTCATCATGAACGACAGCTCATTTCATACATTCCCTGTCATTGCATCTTCTAATTTCACTTTGGCTATCAAAGGCTCCCTCCTTGATCATTACTGAACAACAAGCAGACAAaagcaaggagaggaggagaggactgaaGACTCAGCTCTGCTCTCCACACGACGTCTTCGAGGTTTCACAGCCCAAAGTCAGGACAGGCAGCACAGCATCTGCTTCAGAGGATGACTCATGTGTTTCTATGGGGCTCAGGGCAGCTTTGGCAACAGTGGCATCTGCATCTGTCCGTCTGGCGCGGACGTAGACACCTTTTAAGCGTTTCACTCTCAGACCACTCCGTTGGACACAGAATGCATGTCCATGTTTCACACTGGCTTCGTAGAGGTTTTTAGGATTTTGTTTTGTGGAAATGAATATTTAAAACCATGACAGGACTTGAACGTTGGAAGCTATCGAGACACGCATGACCATGAATTCCAAAGTACCCACATTTGTAATGGTGAAGGAACTTGATGTCCTCATCTGGATACTAACTGTGAGATGTCACACCATTTACCTGTTTATGTTTTGAGAAGAgaatatataataaataaacaaactatCAATATACAGGGATGTGGACAGAATTTGTTTCAATTTCCCCATATTCTGGTGTGTGATCCAGTTTGTCTGTCCAGCAAGTAATTGGTGTCTAGCATGGTAACAATGTGCTAAACATCAAATGTTTATCTTCACCGACCAAGCAGCCTCTCATTTTCATTACAAAGAGGTTTGTCTAAGTAATAATAAGTATGAACACCACCCCTCATATTCATCCAGTGTTGTTCTCAGTTCACTTGTCATGGCGGCCATGTTCTCAGCTGTGGCCCTCTGCTACGTCCACTGACCCCAACCAGTGTAGGACACAACTACCCACCCCAGATGAATACGGGCACAATCCTCCATTGATGTTCTTTGGCAGTAATTATATGAAGTTCATATGGGATCAGGTGGGTTCATCCCATGATAATTGATGAGTGAGAgggtcttagtgtgtgtgtgtgtgtgtgtgtatgtgtgggacaGGGCAGAGTTGGCCTCTTTAGTGTCCTGGCACTCAGGGACTGAGGGCATTTCTGTGGCATCTGCTGTTCTCAGAGCGCTGGGGCCAAGTCCATctggtccccctcccccctccctccctacacccctccctccctccctccatccatcccatctctccctccctctatctgttCTACAATATATAAAcctccattcctcccccccccccccccccccccccccccatcctgccaTCCCTGCCTGACTTCCGTGGCCTTAACATATAGACCGAATATGATTGGTTGTACTCTAGCCTTGGAACGCATTTCATTGCAGAGAACATTTtttccatgtacacacacacacacacacacacactagtaacCATAGAAACACTGTAAACAGGGATACATCAAATGTACTTTCAcaacattgaaaaaaaaaatgtaattttGCCCAAAATAAAAGATTATATTTGACAGGCTGAAATGCATGACCAACCACAATACTCCAGTTCATGCAACCAACATCCACAAGAGTACCACCCAAATCCCTCTATTTTATAAATTACATGTGATGGCTTATGTAGCACTTTGAGGAATCAAATTATAAGCTGAGTAGCcacaaaatatgtttttttgtgtgtgtgtgtttagtgtgtgtgtatgcgtgtatgtttacgcatgtgtgtgtgcaggtgcatgtgtgtgggtgtgtatgtgtgcatgtgtatgtgtgtgtgtgtgtgtgtgtgtgcagctgcaaTCTGTTCTCCTCTTTTGTCCTCCCTCCACAGAcgagctcctcctctctcttcatgtgTTTCTGGGTACGAAGGGCAGGAATTGTTCAAATAAAGCCAAATATACAGTAGAACTATGTATAAATGATCATGCAGCGCAGTGCTCTGGGTGGATTGTGAGCACGTCAGTGTCTCTGGCCGGCCCTGCCCTGACACACGTTAGCTCTGTACACATTGTCTTGACAACTGAGAACTTTTCAAAGAATGGAGccagttttacatttagtcatttttacatttagtcatttagttctAAGACCGAGATGGACCTAGTCAGATCCTTGAAATGGCTTTAGTATCACACACCTGATATCGTTAGCTAGTAGCCACTATAATCACACACCTGATAACCATCTGGTCATGATAACCATCTGGTCATGATAAACATGCAcactttctcttccttctcctcctctcccatgaCCTTGAGACCAGACTGACCACAGTGCATTGATGGTGTTCGGCAAATGGCAACAATGGTAGACAGAGGAACAGCAGTGTCAACACCTCTATCAGGCTTTGATGTTTGCTGGTCTTGTTGATCAAGAATAACGTGAACCAAATATGATTGGATGTAGTCTTGAACACATTTCATTGCAGAGTCCTTTtgtgcgagcacacacacacgcacactagtaACCATAGAAACACTGTACACACTAACCTCACATCCACTCTAACCATCATACACTACAATGACTATCGATTCTGTGATCCAATCACTGAATCATTTTGGTATCGTCGCACTGTAGTTGGTGGCAGAGGTTAACAAGATGGGGTGCAGTCgggtcctgtgtctctgtttccctcGCTCCCTGCTCCACACACGCTAGCATTGTGACAGAATGTGAGCCCACAGCATTGACAAGCTCATTCTCTGAGCCCAAGGCTGCTTGCTTAAGAGCTGCGAaggtgtgttcttgtgtgttggtgtgtgtcattTACTGGGTCTGTGTCCCTGCATACATGGGCACAATAACAACCTTATGTGCATGTAGGCGtgttcttgtttgtgtgtgtgtatgtgtgtgtttgtgtgtgtgtgtgtttgtgtgtgtgtctgtgtgtctagggTTTATCACATTCTGTTCTCTGATTCATAGCCTCCGCTACATGGCTTTTTGTCCGCTTGATTTAGCAGAACAGACCCCTCTGCTTTTCTTAGCAATGCTGACAGATTTAGCGACTTACTTCAGCACTGGGGCACAGGACCGAGGCTGGCAGCCATTGGGCTTTGGCTGCAACACAGATTGGAAGCTCCGCTCAAGCTGTTCCTCCTTAACGGCAGCCAGCGTCGCCGCCTTGAGAAGAATAGAGGCGCTGTCATCCCTCCTCGGTGCGAGGGAGATTAAAATGGTGGCCGGTAATTACCTCTCCGAACCAGTCTTACATCACAGACAACAGGGGGCAAATGTGCTGTCATTAGTGTTCCCTCACCCTAATGTGGAAGACCACTGGGCGGTGGACCATCGGTAGGCCCACTCCGAAAACCTGTGAGGGCTATGAAGAAGTATGAAACatgtggagacaggagagatgacaaCAGATGACTGGTTCCGAACCAAAACATTGAACAGTGCACAGGAGCACTACACTGAAACAGGCTTGTGTTcatgatttgtttttgtattactactgtatacagtacatcGATTGGCTTTCGTCAATGGATGAATGGAGATAACCCTAATCATTGGAGATGGTACGATGACACAGGGATCATGTCAGAGATGATTTGCTTGCGAAGTGACGAGACATGAATGCTGAAGGAAAGGAAGGGTTAGCTGTTGAACAGCAGCAGATGACATTTAAATGTGGTTGctatctgtctgcttgtctgtctgtctgtctgtctgtctgtctgtctatctgcctgtctgtctgtctgtctgtctgtctgcctgtctatctgcctgtctgtctgtctgcctgtctatctgcctgtctgtctgtctgtctgtctgtctgcctgtctttctaccCTTTGCCTTTGACAGCAGCACAGCTCGTCATCGCAACGTCACATCACTAATCAACTtctgttgtcatggaaacagaTTTTTTTCAATAATTTACACCATGGGGAAAATGCAACACCTGATTACATGAGCGATGTGCCACGGAGCACCGCAAACCCTCCAAGTCCTTCTCCTCAACTCATGCATTCCTCTTCTATGTTTTCAATGTAAAAGGGTCATCTTTGGTTTCGAGCTCTCTGTGAACAGTCCTAGCCACACACTACACCCAAGCCTCTCCTAGGAACTGTTAAGGAGTGGTCCACAAAGGTACATGCTGTGTTAACACTTGAGATTCAGTTACCAGACACATCAGCCACATGTGGCCCTGcccacacagtatttacagtacatGTTGTTCtcactagctgtgtgtgtgtgtgtgtgtgtgtgtgggggggggggttctatttCCCATCATGTCTAGTGATCTCAGGTACCATATTACTAAACTAGACCCATGTGTACTGTACAACTCTACTGTACAAATGAATCTGGTTTAAAGTGTATTTGAGTTTCTGCATGAAATGGATGCAGTGTTGTCTTTTGATTTAAGAGGAGCCAAGACAACAACAGAGTCTCTGTAGAGATCCAACAGAATACATCTGACAATGGCATCCTAATTGTCTGTACTGTTCAACATTTTGGAGATCTTCAAACAACATTTGAGTAATTATCACAAGGTAACATTTCAGTACACTGACGCCAGCACAGTATTTCAATGAATCTACAAAACACCAGTGTAGGCTACCTTTCAATTGAATTGAAAGCACAGTGAAAACCCTGTTCACCAAAGCCTTGCTCACACCCCAAGGAGTTGTGAATCAAAGACCAggccagaggaagagagagagagagagagagagagagagagagagagagagagagaaagtgagataaatagagggagaggagggtgggtacACTGAGATGAGACTATCTTAACCAGGAAATCCTTCAGAGCCATCGCGTTGCATGGTAACATGGGGTAGTATTTTAGTACCTGGACCTGGGCACTGATTAAAAAGTTCTCTTTTATCTCTCGGCCTGCTCCTTTTGTGTTGTGTGGCGATGCGAAGCTAGATGAGGTGCTCTTATTTATGCTGGCCATTGCGTCACCGACGGGCCAGGAGTCTTCAGCCCTAATGAGGAAGACgggagcaagaggaggaggaaggcggaggaggaggaagaagagagggagaaactgtGGAGCTTTCGCTCCCtgcaagagaaagagaacaacaAACGGAGATAAGGAACACTCCAGAACGTTGTCGTCATCGACTCCTCTCTTCTTGTGCTGTTGACGCCCTCAGGCTTCTTGGCCTGTCAGGCTGTGTCCCCTACCTGGCCATGACAAAGATCGGATATCAAGGAACAGGGCGAGTTTGGGGATGTTTTCATTAGAATGTCTCGAACACATTTACCAATAGAACTGAAAAAGAAAACTTAAACCATGCGTCCATTCTAAACACTGTGTATATTTTCATATGGGTGTCTGGTTCTCCCTGGTTTATTTACCTTTCATTCTTCCTAAGAGGAAAAGCAAGGACACAGAATTATCCCACTTTTAGAAACTCATACCTGATGTTGTCATGACAACAAACTCCTCACCCAAAAAAACCTGAGACCACTATCAAGTGGCCACTAATAAACCATTACAGAAATTCCGCCAGCCACAATTCTGGCCTCTTTTGATAAAGAAGACTGAGCTAGCCAGACATGTTTGATGTAAACATCTCCACAGTGCCATCCCTCCCACATCCTGTGAGAAGCAGGATGTAGACCACGAGACTGCAGCCAATCCCCGTGCAGTTCTCTTACATAACCCTCAGTTCGCGCAATGCTTCAGTTCCCCCTTTGAGAACATTCAAGAACATCCATCTAGTGTGGTGTTCCAGAGTGCTGTTCCTTCACAGCTCCCTTGTCACTTAGGCTTAGCCTCTAACTCAGCCCTGCGCTGGGTCTCCTGCAGCAGATCAGCCACcaaacccaccccccacccctacacacacacaccctccttcctcctgagCATCACCGTGA
This genomic window contains:
- the dtx3 gene encoding probable E3 ubiquitin-protein ligase DTX3, encoding MGSQVSSDEMSVRAGQGSDEVLVSQAVWDYLAAAGRPWLIDFQDKQGMSAGIVRRGERGGCCAVRLQPVEGFRRSVAGLLEGPISNETRKAFIDLCRCARKEMSKQDGGPKRKRSLLPCVGVLEADGEGSLLPPPPPQPRRSQRQQQRYKKPAEDEACVVLSMPHEAPQRKEMEVGMGSPSEPEDASCCSICMGDMVEKTTLERCGHAFCRSCLDQAFKVKRACPVCRLVYGQLIGNQPANGSMMVERDPGLELPGHEGYGCICVIYSFPPGLQAPEHPNPGVRYSGTDRVAYLPDSPEGNRVLGLLRRAFEQRLIFTVGTSMTTGMHNVITWNDIHHKTSIWGGARCFGYPDPTYLVRVTEELREKGITVD